From the Marinomonas sp. THO17 genome, one window contains:
- a CDS encoding DUF6586 family protein, translated as MSLASSASITNQRLDAARRLIELAQSSDEAWLISSLENSAMFQLRSALNGLLQEVKLAYRLSGKLDIASLLREAQEKQSLVPVLIELNDLLQQASSWCSQLISLYQQQLDCHMNQAAVDRTNLIGVGSDDSASLNLYLSKLTDLVLRFREESSEY; from the coding sequence ATGAGCCTTGCCAGTAGTGCTAGCATTACAAATCAAAGATTAGATGCTGCTCGTCGTCTGATAGAGCTAGCCCAATCAAGCGATGAAGCTTGGTTGATTTCTAGTTTAGAAAATTCGGCTATGTTTCAATTGCGCAGTGCTTTAAATGGCTTATTACAAGAAGTTAAATTGGCCTATCGTTTATCAGGTAAGTTGGATATAGCAAGCCTATTGCGAGAAGCGCAAGAAAAGCAGTCATTGGTGCCTGTGTTGATAGAGTTAAATGATTTGCTACAACAAGCTTCATCATGGTGTAGTCAATTAATCTCACTTTATCAGCAACAGCTCGATTGTCATATGAATCAAGCGGCGGTCGATCGAACCAACCTAATTGGTGTGGGCAGTGACGACAGTGCCTCATTAAATTTATATTTATCCAAGCTAACTGACTTGGTGTTACGTTTTAGAGAAGAGTCCTCCGAGTATTAG